In the genome of Amphiura filiformis chromosome 4, Afil_fr2py, whole genome shotgun sequence, one region contains:
- the LOC140149607 gene encoding LOW QUALITY PROTEIN: muscarinic acetylcholine receptor DM1-like (The sequence of the model RefSeq protein was modified relative to this genomic sequence to represent the inferred CDS: deleted 2 bases in 1 codon): MGLLFEASVIVAVVSTLVSFITVVGNICVFYIIYTDKRLLTYTNYYILALSVSDIVAGGFTMPLYSVYWILGYWPFSDMLCDVYLYLNHAFIHISITMIVTIAYDRWDALEHPLQHLQRRTRSHAIKLISISYTIPLLIWLFASFLWPYLKSSRNILPGRCLYPQYVTDSFLFLLFAPIIIFWAPFVIICVLYARIYQIIRRTATLQKHYRLTRLSAAENARTKGNPTSMSEVVFNKPSKDENAHDNPSFTKDAEHDMPDKSNSEQLGASSSHEDKFRKENKRANRTLTLILIAMVISSLPWSALAPVYVSCSSCIPLALYQVSEAVIVGY; encoded by the exons ATGGGTTTGCTCTTCGAAGCAAGTGTCATTGTCGCTGTGGTCAGCACTCTCGTAAGCTTCATCACAGTAGTTGGCAACATTTGCGTTTTCTATATAATATATACAGACAAACGCCTTCTTACGTACACTAATTATTACATCTTGGCTCTCTCTGTATCTGACATAGTTGCAGGTGGATTTACGATGCCGTTATATTCAGTCTATTGGATTCTTGGATATTGGCCTTTCAGCGATATGCTATGCGATGTGTACCTTTATTTAAATCACGCTTTCATCCACATCAGTATCACAATGATCGTCACTATTGCTTACGATCGCTGGGATGCGCTGGAGCATCCTCTCCAACATCTCCAGAGACGGACTAGAAGCCATGCAATAAAGCTAATAAGCATAAGCTATACCATACCGTTGCTAATCTGGCTTTTTGCATCCTTTCTCTGGCCGTATCTGAAAAGTTCACGAAATATCCTGCCAGGTCGCTGC CTATACCCACAGTATGTAACCGACagctttttatttcttttatttgcaCCTATTATTATATTCTGGGCGCCCTTTGTCATCATTTGTGTGCTGTACGCTCGTATATACCAGATCATCCGGCGCACTGCGACTTTGCAGAAACATTATCGACTGACTCGTCTCTCTGCTGCTGAAAATGCCCGTACAAAAGGCAATCCAACAAGCATGAGTGAAGTCGTCTTCAATAAACCATCTAAAGATGAAAATGCACATGATAACCCAAGTTTTACCAAAGACGCGGAACATGATATGCCAGACAAATCTAACAGCGAACAACTGGGAGCAAGTTCTTCTCATGAAGACAAATTTCGCAAGGAAAATAAACGTGCCAATCGAACATTGACATTGATTTTGATCGCTATGGTGATATCATCGTTACCATGGTCAGCTTTGGCTCCTGTTTATGTTAGCTGTAGTTCATGTATTCCATTGGCACTGTATCAGGTAAGTGAAGCAGTAATTGTAGGGTATTAA